CGACTGCTCGGCTGGCCGGCGACCGCCTCCTGGAAGGCGGTCTCGACATCCTCCAGCGACTCGGCAAGGACGATCGTGCCGCCATGGATCTGCGGGTCGAACTCGGGATGGCTGGCGAATACCGGAAGCCGGTCCAGCGCGAGGTTCACCTTGACCGTGCCTGACCGCGACTTCCAACGCTCGATGTCCGTGACGAAATCGGCCGGCAGCGCATCGCGGTCGATCAGCCGCAGGAACGAGATCACCGGGTGTGCCGTCGTGACGACGATCGGGGCGCCGAGCTCGTCGCCGCCCTCGAGCACCACACCGCGCACCGCGCCACCGTCGGCGACGATCCGGGCCACCGGCGACGACGTACGAATCTCTGCACCGAAGGACTTCGCCGCTTCGGCCAGCGCCTTGCTGACGCCACCCATTCCGCCGCGCGGGAATCCCCACGCGCCGACCTGCCCGCCGCCGATGTCGCCGATGTGGTGATGGGCCATGACGTACGCCGTTCCCGCCGATCGGGGTCCGGCCCAGGTTCCGATGACGCCGCTCACCGACAGCACGCCCTTGACCGGATCCGAGACGAAGTAGTCCTCGAGCAGGTCGGCGATGCTCATGGTGAACAGCCGCGTGACCTCCACCGCGCGACGGGTGTCGAACCCGCGAAGGTGCTTGAGCAGCTTGAGCTGCTCGACCAGATCCTGCGGCCGGCGGGAGCCGAGCTTCGGCGGGATCTCGTCGAGCATCGGCGCGAGCACCGTCGCCAGGTCGTCGAGCCAGGCGTCGTAGCGCCGCATCGCGGCCGCGTCGGCGGCCGAGAACTCAGCGACCCGCTCGTAGCGAGTCGACCGATCGTCGGGCAGCTGGAGGTAGCGACCATCGGCCCGCGGAGCGAAGTACGGACCCTGCGGGAAGACGTGGTAGCCGTGACGGACCAGATCGAGATCCTGGACCAACCGGGGGGGCAGCAGGCTGACGACGTAGGACAGCGACGTGACGTTGAAGTCCGGACCGAACGGCTGCTCGGTGACCGCCGCGCCGCCCACGACCGGGCGGGCCTCGCACACCACGGTGCGAAGGCCCTCGCGGGCCAGGTAGGCGGCCGCGACCAGGCCGTTGTGACCGCCGCCGACGATGATCGCGTCGTAGCTGTTCGGACCTGTCCGTGCTGGCACCGATCGACCTCCAAGGGAAACCGTTACTGACTCGCTAGTCAGTAAGGATGCCCCGTCGCGGCGCAGAAGGAAAGCCGTAACCTGCGCCGGACGCGCCGACCGCGCCACGATCGCCTCATCGCGAACTGTTCAAGTGTGTCCGGTTTCACGACGATAGTGCCGTTGGTCGCTAGTTCCGGCGCTACCGCACCGGTGAGGGGAACGATGTCGGCATCGGAATGCGCGCTCGGTCACCCACTCCTCGACTCGCAGCAGGTCTGCCCGGAGTGCGGCCTCGGCCGGCTGCCGTCGGCGTCCGAAGCACCCGCGACCGCAGCCGCCCCGCCCGCGGCGCCGCCTGCACCACCGGTGGATGCCGCGTCCGCCCCTGCGCCCGCTGACGCCATCGCGGCCCTTCCGTCCGCCGGCGCCGCGCCTACCCCGGCGGTCACTGAGCCTCCGGTGCCTGCGCTACTGGGTGCCGGTGTTGCGTACGCTGCGCCGCCCGCGCAGGCACTCGCACCGGCGGCACCCGCGGCCGCACCGCCCGCCGCTTGGGACCCACCTGGTTCAGCGGTGCCACTACCTCCGGCGCCGACCACGTCGGCGTACGAGGCGTCCGGCTACCCGCCACCGCTGGGCCAACAGCCATTCGGGTACGCCGCTGCGCAGCCGCGCGGATCGCATTCGTGGATCATCGTTGTCGCGGTCGCCGCTGCGGTGGTGGTCATCGCGGGCGGCATCTTCTGGTGGACCCACCGGTCGGTCTCCTCGGCCACAGGCACGGTTCAGGCCAACGGGTCCACCGTCGTGAACTCCCGCGGGATCTCGATCACGGCGCCGAGCGGATGGACTGTCGTGTCCACCACTGCGTCAGCGCTGGCAAAGGCCGACCAGTCGGTGGCCCAGTCGAATCCCCAGCTGGCGGCGGCAATCCAAAAGCTGAAGAGCAGCGCCCAGAACAACGCCCTGCGCTTCTTCGCCTACGGTCCCGTCAACCCGGACGGCTTCACCACGGAGCGCCAACGTGCTCGTGGCCACGACCTCCGTCCCGGCAAACGCCGCCGCCGGAGCCACCGCCACGGAGGTGAAGCAGGCCGGCGCGAAGCACGTGCACGAGTCGACCGTCACCGCCGGCGGCACAACCGCGGAGGAACTGCGGTACCAACTCCCGCTGCAGCTACCCAACGGTGGCACGATCACCGTCAACACGACCCAGGTCCTCGAGTCGACCGGATCGGAGCTCGGCATCCTCACGGTCGGGACCACCGGAACGGCCGACAGCGGAATCACATCCTTGATCAGCAGTTTCCGCCTGACCTGACCGGAGCGGTTGGCGCTAGGTTGCCAGCATGAGCGAAGGCACGAAGCCGGCGCACCCGCCGGTCGCGAAGCAGGAACCGACCACTCGCGAGCTGCACGGCACCACCACTACCGACGACTACGAGTGGATGCGCCACGACCGTGCCGCCCTGCTCGAGTACCTCGCCGCCGAGCGCGAGTACTACGACGCGCGCACCGCGCACACCGCTGCGCTTCAGGACACCCTTTTCAAGGAGATGGTGGGCCGGGTGCCGGCATCGGAGGAGTCCCCGACGTCGGTCCAGGGCGGGTCGCGCTACTCGACCCGGACGGTGCCGGGCGCGCAGTACCCGCAGTTCCTGCGCCGACCAGGGGTCGAGGGCGCGGCGGAACCCGAGGTGCTGCTCGATCTCAACGTGATCGCGGAGGGATCCGACTACGCCGCGCTGGGCGTTCGCGAGGTAAGTCCCGACGGCACACTTCTTGCCTACTCGGTGGACCTGGACGGCGACGAGGTCTACGAGCTGCGGATCAGGGACCTGACCACCGGCCGCGACCTCGCCGACGTCGTACCCCGCAGCTACTACGGCTGTGCGTGGAGCGCAGACTCGAAGTCGCTGCTGTACGTCGTCCACGATGCCGCCTACCGGCCGTACCAGGTGATGCGACACGAGATCGGGCGGCCGGCGTCGGACGACGACCTCGTCTTCGAGGAAACCGACGAACGGTTCGACGTCATGGTTGCGGCAACTCGTTCCGGTGAGTACGCCGTCATCACCACCGAGAATCGCGACACGTCGGAGATCTGGCTGGTCTCGACCGGCGACCTTGCGGCGCAGCCCACGCTCGTCGCGGCGCGGCGCTCGGGCATCGAGTACTCGCTGGACCACATGCCGGGCGACGACGGTGGGGAGCTCTACATCGTCACGAACGACGGCGGGACCGAGTTCCGGCTGATGCGCGCGCCGGTCGAGTCCTCCGAAGCCGAGAACTGGATCGAGGTCGTCGCGCCGGACCCGGCCGAACGTCTCACGCAGGTCGATGCGTTCAAGGGGCATCTGGTGCTCAGCCTGCGTCGTGACGGTGCCGCGCTGGTGCGAGTCCTCGACGTCGCCCGCGACGCGTTCCGCGACGAGCAGCCCGGCGTCCCGGCAGGGACGATCATGGTGGCCTGTCACGACGAAGGGCACGAGCCGGTTCGCGACCGGTTCGACAGTGGGTCCGTGACCGTCATGGTCGAGTCCCTGATCGAGCCGCCGGCCTGGTGGGAGATCGACCTCGCCTCCGGCGAACGCCGCCACGTCATGACCGCCGCAGTGCCGTCGTACGACGCGGCCGACTACCGCACGTCGCGCATCATGGCCACCGCACCGGACGGGGTCGAGATCCCGGTGACGATCGCGCATCGGGCTGATGTC
This Mycobacteriales bacterium DNA region includes the following protein-coding sequences:
- a CDS encoding NAD(P)/FAD-dependent oxidoreductase translates to MPARTGPNSYDAIIVGGGHNGLVAAAYLAREGLRTVVCEARPVVGGAAVTEQPFGPDFNVTSLSYVVSLLPPRLVQDLDLVRHGYHVFPQGPYFAPRADGRYLQLPDDRSTRYERVAEFSAADAAAMRRYDAWLDDLATVLAPMLDEIPPKLGSRRPQDLVEQLKLLKHLRGFDTRRAVEVTRLFTMSIADLLEDYFVSDPVKGVLSVSGVIGTWAGPRSAGTAYVMAHHHIGDIGGGQVGAWGFPRGGMGGVSKALAEAAKSFGAEIRTSSPVARIVADGGAVRGVVLEGGDELGAPIVVTTAHPVISFLRLIDRDALPADFVTDIERWKSRSGTVKVNLALDRLPVFASHPEFDPQIHGGTIVLAESLEDVETAFQEAVAGQPSSRPFADVCIPSVFDDSLAPEGKHVMSMFTQWVPHQWSEEPHLEDLDAHADRVVARMEAVAPGFTESILHRQVIGPYQMEHEYNLIGGNIFHGELSSAQLFHTRPAAGYADLRTPLRGLYQAGSATHGGGGVTGIPGHNVVRQILKDRRRAATREKLRLG
- a CDS encoding S9 family peptidase, with the protein product MSEGTKPAHPPVAKQEPTTRELHGTTTTDDYEWMRHDRAALLEYLAAEREYYDARTAHTAALQDTLFKEMVGRVPASEESPTSVQGGSRYSTRTVPGAQYPQFLRRPGVEGAAEPEVLLDLNVIAEGSDYAALGVREVSPDGTLLAYSVDLDGDEVYELRIRDLTTGRDLADVVPRSYYGCAWSADSKSLLYVVHDAAYRPYQVMRHEIGRPASDDDLVFEETDERFDVMVAATRSGEYAVITTENRDTSEIWLVSTGDLAAQPTLVAARRSGIEYSLDHMPGDDGGELYIVTNDGGTEFRLMRAPVESSEAENWIEVVAPDPAERLTQVDAFKGHLVLSLRRDGAALVRVLDVARDAFRDEQPGVPAGTIMVACHDEGHEPVRDRFDSGSVTVMVESLIEPPAWWEIDLASGERRHVMTAAVPSYDAADYRTSRIMATAPDGVEIPVTIAHRADVAIDGSAPCLLYGYGSYEAVIDPYFDPKFACLLDRGAVYAIAHIRGGGEGGRHWWEQGRLLRKRTTFTDFIAAADALDQQKIVDGSRIAGRGASAGGLLQGAVLSIAPQRWRAIIAEVPFVDVVTSMLDPSTPLTIGEWDEWGDPRTPDDFAYMLSYSPYDNMPDGPRPALLATGSVNDSRVMIHEPARWVARLRATATDDSVLLFRPALGSASHGGPSGRYDRLRYQAEILSFILEELDATELVAG